The DNA segment AGCATCCGGACATAGGGGGCAAGGCCCACATTGGGCAGGTTCGGAACCAGCACGTCCCCGGCCCCGCGCGCTGCCAGATCCTCAAGAATGCTGCGCAGCGACGCGATGGCATCGCGGACAAGCACATTGATGTTCGGCGCCAGCGGCGCGGCCAGAAGGTCGTTGCCGCCGCCATAGACGATGTGCAGCGCGCCTTCCGGCACGCGACCGCCTGCCAGCCCCGCCAGATACTGGTCGGCCTGCCGGCGCAGCGAGTGGACGCCCCCATACAGACGCGCGCCGCCCACCGCATAGTTGGTACCGCCGCGCTCCGACGGCTTCAGCTCCGCCCCCAACTCCTTCGCCACCGTCTCGACCCAGATGCGGCCATTGCTGAAGCGGCCTGCATTGCCGGTATCGGACAGGCTGTCGCCCAGCACGATCACGCGGGCCGGCGTGCCGTTCCCCCCGAGCGCGGTACCCGGAGCAGCGGCAACCACGGGTGCGGCCGCAAGTCCGGCGGCGGTGATCGCTGTCATCAGCAGTTTCCTCATCTGAACCCGAACTCCTTCGTTCCGCCTTTTGCAGTGCGGAAGCGGTCAAATGGGCAAGGACAGGCCGCGTTCCAACGCGGCTTCGCAGGCGCACAGACCAATCCCGCCCTTGACGTTGCACCGCCATTCGGGCGAGGTGCCGACAACGAAACGGCAAAAGGGAGGCCGCCCGCCATGACCGACTACATCCTTGTCGAGGATGCCAACGGCGTCCGAACGATCACCATGAACCGGCCGGAGAAGCGCAATGCGTTGACCGTCGCCATGTACGACAGGATGGCCGAGGCATTGACGGAGGCCGGAGAGGGAGCCGCCCGCGCCGTGCTGTTCCGCGGGGCCGGGGGATTCTTCACCGGCGGCAACGATATCATGGATTTCGTCGCCAACCCGCCGACCGGCGACGACAGCGCCGTCTTCCGCTTCCTCTTCGCCCTGGTCGAAGCACCGATCCCGCTGGTGGCCGAGGTGGAGGGGCTGGCCGTCGGCATCGGCACCACCATGCTGCTGCATTGCGACCTGGTCTATGCCGCCCCGGATGCGCGCTTCCATTTGCCTTTCGTCGATCTGGGCCTGGTGCCGGAAGCGGCCAGCTCCATCCTGCTGCCGCGCCGGATCGGCCATGCCCGCGCCGCCCGCATGCTGCTGCTGGGCGAGCCGCTGGAGGCCGCGGAGGCGGCGGAGGCCGGGCTGGTCACCGGCATCGTTCCTGCGGAAGAGCTTGGGGAAGCCGCCCTGGCCAAGGCGACCGCACTTGCCGCCAAACCCGCCAATGCCCTGCGCACGGCCAAGTCCTTGATGAAGCCCAACAAGGCTGAAATCCTTGAGACGATGCGGCACGAGGGCGAACTGTTCGGCAAGGCCCTTCGCTCCCCCGAAGCCATGGCCGCCTTCCAGGCCTTCCTGGGCAAAGGGAAAAAGGGCTGAGGCAGGTCGAGAGGCCGCCCGCACGAAAGAGGTACGGCGGTGGGGCGATCCGGGCTATGATGCCGGCCGCGCCAACCGCCTTACCCATGCCCGACCATGACCGCCCTGATCGTCAACGGCACGGCCCATCCTGTTTCGGCCGACCCGGAGAAGCCCCTGCTCTGGGTGCTGCGGGAGGATTTTGGCCTCACCGGAACCAAGTTCGGCTGCGGGGCCGGCCTGTGCGGCGCCTGCACCGTGCTGGTGGACGACAAGCCGGTACGATCCTGCCAATTGCGCTGGGGTGACCTCGCGGGCGCGCGCGTCACGACCGTGGAAGGGGTCTGGAGCGATGCCCAACTGGCCCGCATCGCGGCAAGCTGGATGGCGAACCAAGTGCCCCAGTGCGGTTATTGCCAACCCGGAATGATCATGGCCGCCTGCGGCCTGCTGTTGGAAAAGCCGCAGCCGACCGATGCCGACATCGATGCGGCGATCACCAATCTCTGCCGCTGCGGCACCTATCCGCGGGTGCGCCGGGCCGTGCATGCCGCGGCCGGTGGCTGAGCCATGCCGAAGAGCCTGACACGCCGTGCCCTGCTGGTCACCGGCACGGCCGTGGCCGGCACCACGGCGTTCGGGTTGGTGGCCGGTGTCGGCTATCTGCAAAGCGTCGACATGGACGGGCCGCCTCCCTCGGCCACCCCCGGCGGGATCGTTCAGCTGAACGCCTATGTGGCGATCTCGCCCAGCGGCCATGTCACCATCGCCATTCCGCGAACTGAAATGGGCCAGGGCGTCTTCACCGGCCTGGCCCAGTTGGTGGCGGAGGAATTGGAGGTCGACCTGCTGGGCGGACAGGTCACCGTGGCCCACCCGGTCGATCTCCTGCCTGTGTATGCCAACCATGCTCTGGCCCTGGATCTACGGCCGGAGGAGGCGAAGGGGCCGCTGGCCTGGGCCGGCAAGCGCGCTGCCGCAAGCCTGCCCGTCATCGTCACTGGCGGCAGCGCCAGCATGGTGGATGGCTGGATCGGGCTTCGCCAAGCCGGCGCCGCCGCGCGCACGCTGCTGCTGGAAGCCGGCGCGATCCTGATGGGCGTGAAGCCGGAGGAATGCATTGCCCGATCCGGCGCGGTGGTTCACCAGCCCAGCGGCCGCAGCATGGGCTATGGCGAACTCGGCCCGCTGGCGGCCACGCGCTCCCCGCCCGCCGACCCGCCCTTGAAGCCGCCGGAAGCGTGGCACACGGCCGGCCGCTCCATCCCCCGGCTGGACGTGCCGGCAAAGGTGGAGGGAACGGCGCGCTTCGGCATCGATATCACCCTTCCCGGCATGCTCTACGCCGCCCTGGCCCAGCCCCCCAGCCTCGGTGCTACCGTTACGGACGTCCGCGACGAAGCGGCCCGCGCCGTGCCCGGCGTGACGGACATTGCCAATCTAGGCACCTGCGTCGCCGTGGTGGCGGAAAGCTGGTGGCGCGCCCGCCAGGGAGCCGAGAAGCTGGAAATCGACTGGGCCGAGCCTTTCCGGGACTTCAGCAGCGAAGCCGCGGAACGCGCCCTGGATGCCGGCCTGAAGCGGCTGGACGGCATAGTGGTGAATCAGGCCGGGGAAATGCGCCCGGTGATGAGCAGCACCCGCGTGGTGGAGGCGGACTACGCCACCCCCTATGTCACCCATGCCTGCATGGAGCCGATGAACTGCACTGTTCTGTGGCGGGACGACGGGGATGTGGAAGTCTGGTGCCCGACCCAATCGCCGACCCTGCTGGAACGGGGCGTCAGCCGGGGGGCCGAGCTGGCTGGCCGCAGCTTCGGCAACGTCATCACCCACATCACCTATGCCGGCGGCGCTTTCGGCCGGCGCACCGAACTGGATGAGGTCGTGCAGGCCACCGCCATCGCAGCCCGCCAGCCCGGCCGTCCGGTCAAGCTGATCTGGACGCGCGAACAGGACATTCGTAACGGCTATGTCCGCACCGCCGCCCGCTCCCGCTTCCAGGCAGCGCTGCGCCCGGACGGGCTGCCGCATTCCTGGTGGAACCGGATCGCGGCCCAGTCGCTTACTGCCGCCTATGCCAGCCGGAACCTGCCGCTCTCCCCAAGCGGGGCCGACGACCGCTTCAGCCATGAGGGTGCCGCCGACCTGCCCTATGCCGTCCCGAACCGCCGGGTGGAGCTGGTGGATGTGGCGGGGCCGATGCCGGTGGGCTTCTGGCGGAGCAACGGCTACGCAAACAACGTCTTCTTCACCGAATGCTTCCTGGATGAGTGCGCTCATGCCGCCAAGCAGGACCCGCTGGCCTACCGTCGCAGGCTGCTGACGCACGATCCGGTGGCCCTGCGGGTACTCGACCGGTTGGAACAGGCATCGGGCTGGAGTACGGAGCTGCCGCCAGGGCCGGAGGGAACGCGCCGCGGCCGCGGCATCGCCTACCGCGCCAGCTTCCGCTCGGCCGTGGGCCAGGTGGCGGAGGTCACGGTGGCCGCGGACGGTACGGTCAAGGTGGACCGGGTCGTCTGTGTGATCGACTGCGGCCGCCCCATCAACCCCGACCTGATCGCGCAGCAGATGGAAGGAGCCGTGCTCTGGGGCCTGTCCACCGCCCTACTCGATCGGGTCACGGTCCGGGATGGCGGGGTGGAGCAGTCCAACTTCCATGACTACCCGCTGCTGGACCTCGCCCGCTCCCCCGCCATCGAGGTGGTGGTGCTGGACAGCGCCGAACCGCCCGGCGGCGTCGGTGAGCCCGGCGTTCCCCCCGCCGCCCCTGCCCTCTGCAACGCTATCTTCGCCGCCACCGGCGTGAGGGTGAGGTCCCTGCCGGTGGATACGAGCCTATTGGCGGTACGAGACAGGGCGGTGTGAGCCACTTGCCTTGCCCCTTGCCAGCATCGAGGCTTTGCTCCACCTTCCGCCGCGCTGCGCAACCGAGTGAGCCCACCTCCATGTCCCGTCGCTTCGCCGCTGCCGCGGCCCTGCTTCTTGCCGCCGCTCCCCTGCCCGCATTCTCCCAGGCCAGCCTGGTCACGGACACGCAGGCGGACAAGGGAACCCAGCCCTTGTGGGAGGCGGGACTGTTCGCGGGCGGAGCCTGGCTGCCCGACTACCCGGCCGCCAGCCAGGGCCAGTACCGCGCCCTGCCCCTGCCCTACCTGATCTACCGCGGCGACGTGCTGAAGATCGGCGACAACGGCCTTGTCCGGGCGGAGGCCGATGTGGGCGACCGCTGGGAGTTCGATGTCGGCCTGTCCGGCTCCTTCGACAGCGACAGCGAGGACAACCGCGCCCGCCAGGGCATGCCGGACCTGGACCTGCTGCTGGAGGCCGGGCCGGCCGTGACCTACCACCTGCTGCCGCGCGGCGGGAAGGTGATGCTGGACGCCAGCCTGGAGGTGCGCGCCGTCATCTCCGCCGAATTCGTCGATTTCGGCTATGAAGGCGTCTCCATCAATCCGAAGCTCAGCATGGTGCATCTGGACCCGTTCGGGACCGGCACCGTGCTCTACAGCTCCATCGGTCCGGTCTGGGGCTTCGACGGGGTGAACGAGTATTTCTACGAGGTGCGGCCGGAATATGCGACGGCCGACCGCCCCGCCTATGACGCGGATGAGGGCTATGTCGGCACGCGCCTGAACATCGGCGTCAGCCACGATGTGTCGGAGCGGGTGCGCGTCTTCGCCGGAACCCAGATCGGCTATTTCGGCGGTGCCGCCAATGAGGACAGCCCGCTGTTCCGCGACAAGTGGAATGTGGGCGTCGGGGTCGGACTGACCTGGTCCTTCTGGCAGTCCGACACGAAGGTCCCGGCGGGGCGGTAACGCCGCCCCTGCCGTTCAGGACAGCAGGCGGTAGAGCGCGGCGGCCGTGGCCCTGGTCGCCGCCTCCAGGTCGCTGATGCGCACATGCTCATCGGCACCGTGCGCGCCGGCCTCCAGGATCGTGCGCGGGCCGGCACCGAACAGCACAGTGGGAATGCCGGCCTCGGCATAATGCCGGGCATCGGTGTAGAGCGGCACGCCGACCTGAGGCACCTCCTCCCCCAATACCCGCTTCGCCTCCTCCGCGATGATCCCCGCCAGCCGTTCGGACCCCGGCAGCGGGGCCAGCGGCTTTGCCAGCAGCACCCGCTCCACCTCCACCGTAATGCCGGGCAGGGCCGTCACGGCGCTGGCGATCACCTCCCGCAGCTCCTGTTCCGCCGCACCGGCATCCTCCTCCGGGATCATGCGGCGGTCGAGGCGCAGAGTGACGAGGTCCGGCACCACATTGGTGTTCACCCCGCCCTTGATCAGCCCGACCACCAGGCTGGGGCTGCCGATCCCGTTGACGGAGGAGGTG comes from the Indioceanicola profundi genome and includes:
- a CDS encoding SGNH/GDSL hydrolase family protein, which encodes MTAITAAGLAAAPVVAAAPGTALGGNGTPARVIVLGDSLSDTGNAGRFSNGRIWVETVAKELGAELKPSERGGTNYAVGGARLYGGVHSLRRQADQYLAGLAGGRVPEGALHIVYGGGNDLLAAPLAPNINVLVRDAIASLRSILEDLAARGAGDVLVPNLPNVGLAPYVRMLGPQVGALALGLTQDYNRSLSRMLDEVEGRHPGMRIHRLDVFQLAVQVMDDPARAGYRDVISPCPQQAKQACEGYLFWDGLHPTALAHEQLAGAALEALERGTGAGRRAAAR
- a CDS encoding (2Fe-2S)-binding protein, with the protein product MTALIVNGTAHPVSADPEKPLLWVLREDFGLTGTKFGCGAGLCGACTVLVDDKPVRSCQLRWGDLAGARVTTVEGVWSDAQLARIAASWMANQVPQCGYCQPGMIMAACGLLLEKPQPTDADIDAAITNLCRCGTYPRVRRAVHAAAGG
- a CDS encoding enoyl-CoA hydratase-related protein, giving the protein MTDYILVEDANGVRTITMNRPEKRNALTVAMYDRMAEALTEAGEGAARAVLFRGAGGFFTGGNDIMDFVANPPTGDDSAVFRFLFALVEAPIPLVAEVEGLAVGIGTTMLLHCDLVYAAPDARFHLPFVDLGLVPEAASSILLPRRIGHARAARMLLLGEPLEAAEAAEAGLVTGIVPAEELGEAALAKATALAAKPANALRTAKSLMKPNKAEILETMRHEGELFGKALRSPEAMAAFQAFLGKGKKG
- a CDS encoding MipA/OmpV family protein; translation: MSRRFAAAAALLLAAAPLPAFSQASLVTDTQADKGTQPLWEAGLFAGGAWLPDYPAASQGQYRALPLPYLIYRGDVLKIGDNGLVRAEADVGDRWEFDVGLSGSFDSDSEDNRARQGMPDLDLLLEAGPAVTYHLLPRGGKVMLDASLEVRAVISAEFVDFGYEGVSINPKLSMVHLDPFGTGTVLYSSIGPVWGFDGVNEYFYEVRPEYATADRPAYDADEGYVGTRLNIGVSHDVSERVRVFAGTQIGYFGGAANEDSPLFRDKWNVGVGVGLTWSFWQSDTKVPAGR
- a CDS encoding xanthine dehydrogenase family protein molybdopterin-binding subunit; protein product: MPKSLTRRALLVTGTAVAGTTAFGLVAGVGYLQSVDMDGPPPSATPGGIVQLNAYVAISPSGHVTIAIPRTEMGQGVFTGLAQLVAEELEVDLLGGQVTVAHPVDLLPVYANHALALDLRPEEAKGPLAWAGKRAAASLPVIVTGGSASMVDGWIGLRQAGAAARTLLLEAGAILMGVKPEECIARSGAVVHQPSGRSMGYGELGPLAATRSPPADPPLKPPEAWHTAGRSIPRLDVPAKVEGTARFGIDITLPGMLYAALAQPPSLGATVTDVRDEAARAVPGVTDIANLGTCVAVVAESWWRARQGAEKLEIDWAEPFRDFSSEAAERALDAGLKRLDGIVVNQAGEMRPVMSSTRVVEADYATPYVTHACMEPMNCTVLWRDDGDVEVWCPTQSPTLLERGVSRGAELAGRSFGNVITHITYAGGAFGRRTELDEVVQATAIAARQPGRPVKLIWTREQDIRNGYVRTAARSRFQAALRPDGLPHSWWNRIAAQSLTAAYASRNLPLSPSGADDRFSHEGAADLPYAVPNRRVELVDVAGPMPVGFWRSNGYANNVFFTECFLDECAHAAKQDPLAYRRRLLTHDPVALRVLDRLEQASGWSTELPPGPEGTRRGRGIAYRASFRSAVGQVAEVTVAADGTVKVDRVVCVIDCGRPINPDLIAQQMEGAVLWGLSTALLDRVTVRDGGVEQSNFHDYPLLDLARSPAIEVVVLDSAEPPGGVGEPGVPPAAPALCNAIFAATGVRVRSLPVDTSLLAVRDRAV